In one Saccharibacillus brassicae genomic region, the following are encoded:
- the argS gene encoding arginine--tRNA ligase — protein MIVSNIGAELDRLLDWEKGTAEPLLEQPPDMNLGDAAFPCFALSKTLRKNPQLIAAELAQRFALAGVQASAAGAYVNFALDRGLHAQTLLERAELHAVQGEGRTIVIDLSSPNIAKPFGVGHLRSTVIGAALYRMYEAAGENPISVNHLGDWGTQFGKQITAYKRWGSEERLNASPIRESLDLYVRFHDEAEQDPSLDIEARDWFRRLESGDEEALRLWTYFVDVSLTEFNRMYDRLGVSFDRVLGESFYNDKMGAVVEELRAGGLLEESDGAQVVRLDEEGMPPCLILKSDGTTIYPTRDLATALYRHDVLGAEKLLYVVGAEQSLHFRQVFAVLRKMGRDWAEECRHIPFGLMKFEGKKMSTRRGKVVFLEEVLDEAVARASEIMAAKNPLLHNREAIAEAVGIGAIVFGDLKNNRIGEIDFSLEEAVQFEGETGPYVQYTHARARSVIRKAQAAGLPHGSGDAAESEAGVPGHEASSAASEPSGEQAYTWDDASWELLKRLCDYETELRRGLQRHEPSAIARYALDLAKLFNRFYHHNKVLTEVPRERQIRLELTRLTAQRLRWALELLGIGSPEEI, from the coding sequence ATGATAGTATCGAACATTGGAGCGGAGCTGGACAGGCTGTTGGATTGGGAAAAAGGGACGGCGGAACCGCTGCTGGAGCAGCCGCCCGACATGAACTTGGGAGACGCGGCGTTTCCGTGCTTTGCGCTGTCCAAAACGCTGCGCAAAAATCCGCAGCTGATCGCGGCCGAACTGGCGCAGCGTTTTGCGCTTGCCGGCGTGCAAGCTTCGGCGGCCGGCGCGTACGTGAACTTCGCGCTGGATCGCGGCCTGCACGCGCAGACGCTGCTGGAACGGGCCGAACTTCATGCCGTTCAAGGGGAAGGCCGCACGATCGTGATCGATCTGTCGTCGCCGAACATCGCCAAGCCGTTCGGCGTCGGCCATCTGCGTTCGACCGTGATCGGAGCGGCGCTGTACCGGATGTACGAAGCGGCCGGCGAGAACCCGATCAGCGTCAATCATCTGGGCGACTGGGGAACGCAGTTCGGCAAACAGATTACGGCGTACAAGCGTTGGGGCAGCGAAGAACGGCTGAACGCGTCGCCTATACGCGAATCGCTGGATCTGTACGTGCGGTTTCACGACGAAGCGGAGCAGGACCCCAGCCTTGATATCGAAGCGCGCGACTGGTTCCGCCGGTTGGAGAGCGGGGACGAAGAAGCGCTTCGGCTGTGGACCTATTTCGTCGACGTCAGCCTGACCGAATTCAACCGGATGTACGACCGGCTCGGCGTCTCGTTCGACCGGGTGCTGGGCGAAAGCTTCTATAACGATAAAATGGGCGCGGTCGTCGAAGAGCTGCGCGCAGGCGGACTGCTCGAAGAAAGCGACGGCGCCCAGGTCGTCCGGCTCGACGAGGAAGGCATGCCGCCGTGCCTCATCTTGAAGTCCGACGGAACGACGATCTATCCGACGCGGGATCTGGCGACGGCGCTGTACCGGCACGACGTGCTCGGCGCGGAGAAACTGCTGTACGTCGTGGGCGCCGAGCAGTCGCTGCATTTCCGCCAAGTGTTCGCGGTGCTGCGCAAAATGGGCCGGGATTGGGCGGAAGAGTGCCGGCATATCCCGTTCGGACTCATGAAGTTCGAAGGCAAGAAAATGTCCACGCGCCGCGGCAAAGTCGTGTTCCTCGAAGAAGTACTGGACGAAGCGGTCGCGCGCGCGTCCGAGATCATGGCGGCCAAAAATCCGCTGCTGCATAATCGCGAAGCGATCGCGGAAGCGGTCGGAATCGGAGCGATCGTGTTCGGCGACCTGAAGAACAACCGGATCGGCGAGATCGATTTCTCGCTCGAAGAAGCGGTGCAGTTCGAAGGCGAGACCGGACCTTACGTGCAGTACACGCATGCGCGGGCGCGCAGCGTGATCCGCAAAGCGCAAGCGGCAGGCTTGCCGCACGGTTCCGGGGATGCGGCAGAGTCGGAAGCCGGCGTGCCCGGGCATGAAGCCTCATCGGCGGCGTCGGAGCCGTCAGGCGAACAGGCTTATACGTGGGACGACGCTTCCTGGGAACTGCTCAAGCGGCTGTGCGATTACGAGACCGAGCTTCGGCGCGGGCTGCAGCGGCACGAACCGTCGGCGATCGCGCGCTACGCGCTGGATCTGGCCAAGCTGTTCAACCGGTTCTACCACCACAACAAAGTGCTGACCGAAGTTCCGCGGGAGCGGCAGATCCGTCTGGAACTGACGCGGTTGACGGCGCAGCGGCTGCGCTGGGCGCTGGAGCTGCTCGGAATCGGTTCGCCGGAAGAAATTTAG
- a CDS encoding ABC transporter ATP-binding protein: MFSVLQNLGWFFKQEQRRYLIGVFFLVLVGVIELLPPRLIGIAVDDIAGGLITTERLLMYIGGILALLVVMYGITYIWMRQLFGGSNLVERLLRSRFMAHLLHMTPPFFERNRTGDLMARATNDLRAVAMTAGFGMLTLTDSTLFLLTVLLAMGFIVSWKLTLAALIPLPFIAIGMSIYGKIIHQRYTLAQDSFGDMNDQVLESVAGIRVIRAYVQERHDEKRFSDITNDVYKKNLAVARVDAVFEPYIRLCVGLSYLIGLAYGIYLVFRSELTLGDLVTFNMYLGMMIWPMFAIGELINIMQRGGASLDRVNEVLFTKADIEEPQQPTDVALPESIEFRNVTFRYPTSAVDNLEQVSLKLLAGQTLGVVGRTGSGKSTLLKQLLHEYPTGSGEILMSDTPIESLSKDRLHGWIGYVPQEQILFSKTVRENIRYGKQDADEADIMEAIRTAAFEGDLETLSDGLETRVGERGVSLSGGQKQRVSLARAFIAEPQILILDDALSAVDARTEARIIHNIREKRAGKTTLISTHRLSAVEHADHIVVLEKGRIVEQGTHAQLIAQGGWYREQYDRQQVESNLSSEEVHTDHDN, encoded by the coding sequence ATGTTTTCCGTCCTTCAAAATTTAGGCTGGTTTTTCAAGCAAGAACAAAGACGTTACCTGATCGGGGTCTTCTTCCTCGTGCTGGTCGGCGTTATCGAGCTGCTGCCGCCCCGCCTGATCGGCATCGCTGTCGACGACATCGCCGGCGGATTGATCACGACCGAACGGCTGCTGATGTATATCGGCGGTATTCTGGCCCTGCTCGTCGTGATGTACGGCATTACGTACATATGGATGCGCCAGCTGTTCGGCGGCTCCAATCTGGTGGAACGACTGCTGCGCAGCCGCTTTATGGCGCATCTGCTGCATATGACGCCGCCGTTCTTCGAGCGCAACCGGACCGGCGACCTGATGGCCCGGGCTACGAACGACCTGCGCGCCGTGGCGATGACCGCCGGATTCGGTATGCTGACGCTGACCGACTCTACCTTGTTCCTGCTGACGGTGCTGCTCGCCATGGGCTTTATCGTCAGCTGGAAGCTGACACTCGCCGCCCTGATCCCGCTGCCGTTTATCGCGATCGGCATGAGCATCTACGGCAAAATCATTCACCAGCGCTACACGCTGGCCCAGGATTCGTTCGGCGACATGAACGACCAGGTGCTTGAATCGGTCGCGGGCATCCGCGTCATTCGCGCCTATGTCCAAGAGCGCCACGACGAGAAACGTTTCTCCGATATTACGAACGACGTCTACAAAAAAAACCTGGCGGTCGCCCGGGTCGACGCGGTGTTCGAACCTTATATTCGCCTATGCGTCGGCCTCAGCTATCTGATCGGCCTCGCTTACGGAATCTACCTCGTCTTCCGCAGCGAATTGACGCTCGGCGACCTCGTAACGTTCAACATGTACCTCGGCATGATGATCTGGCCGATGTTCGCCATCGGCGAGTTGATCAACATCATGCAGCGCGGCGGCGCTTCGCTCGACCGGGTCAACGAAGTGCTGTTCACCAAAGCGGATATCGAAGAACCGCAGCAGCCGACCGATGTCGCCCTGCCGGAATCGATCGAATTCCGGAACGTGACTTTCCGTTATCCGACGTCCGCGGTCGACAATCTGGAACAGGTCAGCCTGAAGCTGCTCGCCGGACAGACGCTCGGCGTCGTCGGCCGGACCGGCAGCGGCAAGTCGACGCTGCTCAAGCAGCTGCTGCACGAATATCCGACCGGTTCGGGCGAGATTCTGATGTCCGATACGCCGATCGAATCGCTCAGCAAAGACCGGCTGCACGGCTGGATCGGTTACGTGCCGCAGGAACAGATCCTGTTCTCCAAAACGGTGCGCGAAAATATCCGGTACGGCAAGCAGGACGCGGATGAAGCCGACATCATGGAGGCGATCCGCACCGCTGCGTTCGAAGGCGACCTGGAAACGTTGTCCGACGGGCTTGAGACCCGGGTCGGCGAACGGGGCGTCTCGCTCTCCGGCGGTCAGAAGCAGCGCGTCTCGCTGGCACGCGCGTTTATCGCCGAGCCGCAGATCCTGATTCTCGACGATGCCCTGTCCGCCGTCGACGCGCGTACCGAAGCGCGCATCATTCATAATATCCGGGAGAAGCGCGCAGGCAAAACGACGCTGATCTCGACCCACCGCCTATCCGCCGTCGAACATGCCGACCATATCGTCGTGCTCGAAAAAGGCCGTATCGTCGAACAAGGCACCCATGCGCAGCTGATCGCGCAGGGCGGCTGGTATCGCGAGCAGTACGACCGGCAGCAGGTGGAATCCAATCTCTCCTCCGAGGAGGTGCATACCGACCATGACAACTAA
- a CDS encoding ADP-heptose synthase, translated as MSQRFVIEAVMVAIYGQLLAANRPVEYIVPYTTVLELYEFEEGSEPLMNEPGDDRHVKEKVKELIAYFEEPLNKKKIQKALSVPWAKSAPILLGDQIKLSIINAVDNAHYGEVFDPIETELLLSALKEEAPVLTDQLEMIERIIAAAVPIQVFDIDDFDFALEGTAQL; from the coding sequence ATGTCTCAACGTTTTGTCATTGAAGCCGTGATGGTCGCGATTTACGGGCAGCTGCTCGCGGCGAACCGTCCGGTCGAATATATCGTTCCGTACACGACCGTGTTGGAACTTTACGAATTCGAAGAAGGTTCGGAGCCGCTCATGAACGAGCCCGGCGACGACCGCCACGTCAAAGAAAAAGTCAAGGAATTGATCGCTTACTTCGAAGAACCGCTGAACAAGAAAAAGATCCAAAAAGCGTTGTCGGTGCCGTGGGCCAAAAGCGCTCCGATCCTGCTCGGCGATCAGATCAAACTCAGCATCATCAACGCGGTGGACAACGCCCACTACGGAGAAGTATTCGATCCGATCGAAACGGAACTGCTGCTGTCGGCGCTGAAGGAAGAAGCTCCCGTGCTGACCGACCAGCTGGAGATGATCGAACGCATCATCGCGGCGGCCGTCCCGATTCAGGTGTTCGATATCGACGATTTCGATTTCGCGCTGGAAGGTACGGCGCAGCTGTAA
- a CDS encoding YpdA family putative bacillithiol disulfide reductase, translating into MEKEDVLIIGAGPCGLSAAIECGRRGLSVRIIEKHNVVHSIYLYPTNMQFFSTAELLEIGEVPFTSPNEKPFRHEALAYYRKVASHYDLRISSYEEATSVRPQSDGTFRVETLDRAGHKHEYEAGSVVVSTGYFDHPNELGIPGEDKDKVTHYFREAHPYAGMNVAIVGGSNSAVDSALELIRVGAKIDMVYRGTEISQHIKPWVRPLFEGMIAKGKITLHLGSSLSEIGEDYIVVQGPEGAARIANDFVLAMTGFRPDRKLLTEAGAQMSDDLDKPVYDPDTMETGVPGLYVAGVIASGRNANEVFIESGRKHGGQIAEHIAQRSNAREKSAKS; encoded by the coding sequence ATGGAAAAAGAAGACGTCCTGATTATCGGCGCGGGGCCGTGCGGATTATCGGCCGCGATCGAATGCGGCCGCCGCGGGCTGTCCGTCCGAATCATCGAAAAGCATAACGTGGTGCATTCCATCTACCTGTACCCGACGAACATGCAATTTTTCAGCACGGCCGAACTGCTCGAAATCGGCGAAGTGCCGTTCACCTCGCCAAACGAAAAGCCGTTCCGCCACGAAGCGCTCGCCTATTACCGCAAAGTCGCGAGCCATTACGACCTGCGCATCTCGTCTTACGAAGAAGCGACTTCGGTCCGTCCGCAATCGGACGGCACGTTCCGCGTCGAGACGCTTGACCGCGCAGGCCACAAGCACGAATACGAAGCGGGCAGCGTCGTCGTCTCGACAGGTTATTTCGACCATCCGAACGAACTGGGCATTCCCGGCGAAGACAAAGACAAAGTGACGCATTATTTCCGCGAAGCCCATCCTTATGCGGGTATGAACGTGGCGATCGTCGGAGGCAGCAACTCGGCGGTCGATTCGGCGCTCGAACTGATCCGGGTCGGCGCCAAAATCGACATGGTCTATCGCGGCACGGAAATTTCGCAGCATATCAAGCCGTGGGTCCGCCCGCTGTTCGAAGGCATGATCGCCAAAGGCAAAATTACGCTGCATCTCGGTTCGAGCCTGAGCGAAATCGGCGAAGATTACATCGTCGTACAGGGACCGGAAGGCGCAGCGCGCATTGCCAACGACTTCGTGCTTGCCATGACCGGGTTCCGGCCGGATCGCAAGCTGTTGACCGAAGCCGGGGCGCAGATGTCGGACGATCTCGACAAGCCGGTATACGATCCCGACACGATGGAGACCGGCGTGCCGGGACTTTACGTGGCGGGCGTCATCGCGTCCGGGCGCAACGCCAACGAAGTGTTTATCGAGAGCGGGCGCAAGCACGGCGGACAGATCGCCGAGCATATCGCGCAGCGTTCGAACGCGCGCGAAAAGTCCGCAAAAAGCTGA
- a CDS encoding S-layer homology domain-containing protein, translating to MKKTVKACAALVMAGSFAFAASASAFSDVSDSGNAKVVESLQQKGIMKGIGSDRFAPSVDLTNAQAVQLIVNAFGLETDPGVDPMPDPKFNNDAWYAPAYEAALHNQIKTVTKSDSANGKITREAFASLLLEGINTTGQYPTTKMFIVFEDENEFTKEHMNAIQTLGNMRILSPASGEFRPQEPITRMEAAQMVYNAVEFIQNVKGVSDEGWETNSVSVVTSKEADGRVKATLKASLPNPGYGLKIEGVKYDGGKAVVQYSVTNPDPDMMYPQVITDVEASTYLTGTYTEVTTEQTGGAAPVADAKSLK from the coding sequence ATGAAAAAAACAGTCAAAGCTTGTGCAGCCCTCGTTATGGCAGGATCGTTCGCTTTCGCCGCATCGGCATCCGCGTTCAGTGACGTATCCGATTCCGGAAATGCCAAAGTCGTCGAATCCCTGCAGCAAAAAGGAATCATGAAAGGGATCGGTTCCGACCGGTTCGCCCCGTCCGTCGACCTAACCAACGCCCAGGCGGTACAGCTGATCGTCAACGCGTTCGGCCTCGAGACCGACCCCGGCGTCGACCCTATGCCGGACCCGAAATTCAACAACGACGCCTGGTATGCGCCGGCTTATGAAGCGGCTCTGCACAACCAGATCAAGACGGTTACGAAAAGCGACTCCGCAAACGGCAAAATAACCCGCGAAGCGTTCGCCAGCCTGCTGCTCGAAGGCATCAACACGACGGGCCAATACCCGACGACGAAAATGTTCATCGTGTTCGAAGATGAGAACGAGTTCACGAAAGAGCATATGAACGCAATCCAGACGCTTGGCAATATGCGCATCCTGTCCCCGGCAAGCGGCGAGTTCCGCCCTCAGGAGCCGATCACCCGTATGGAAGCGGCGCAAATGGTCTATAATGCGGTCGAGTTTATCCAGAACGTCAAAGGCGTCAGCGACGAAGGTTGGGAGACGAACAGCGTGAGCGTCGTAACGTCAAAAGAAGCGGACGGACGCGTCAAAGCGACGCTGAAAGCTTCCCTGCCGAACCCGGGTTACGGATTGAAGATCGAAGGCGTGAAGTATGACGGCGGCAAAGCGGTCGTTCAATACTCGGTCACCAATCCCGATCCGGACATGATGTATCCGCAGGTCATTACCGACGTCGAAGCTTCGACGTACCTGACCGGCACTTACACCGAAGTGACGACCGAGCAGACCGGCGGCGCTGCGCCCGTAGCGGATGCCAAATCGTTGAAATAA
- a CDS encoding ABC transporter ATP-binding protein, translated as MTTNTGHPEATTAVPKKQTTRRLLRYALTAKGTFIAAIVALSIGVGAELASPFIAKTMIDDHVMGIEDPYYETEAAGEGTVAYQDGHYKRGNRFAEGEARGEEVHVLQVGRGFVFVDEAIPVVEGDRSFESGTLTIQTAGGTVSYPAERLSKEELFRFYEPEIPGIMKLILLYLLFLAISIAMEFGKTYWLQSSANRVIQRLRLDLYAHIQRLPVNFFDNLPAGKVVSRITNDTEAVKELFIAVLSNFTTGIVYITGIYIALFILDPRLAAVSLFVVPLIILWIYLYRKIATQYNTVIRSRLSELNAIINESIQGMSIIRVFRREKQTRDEFEELNGDYMKHQNKMLNLNSLTSHNLVNVLRNLSFTVVIWFFGTSTIDGAASIISLGALYAFVDILGRLFQPITGMMNQLAALDSAMVSAGRVFELLDEPGENVTDGGMKRYRGDVAFKDVSFAYKKDYVLKNISFEAKQGQTVALVGHTGSGKSSIINLLFRFYDPQKGTITIDGQSVLDLPKQHIRQHMGIVLQDPYLFTGTIASNVSLGDERISRERVNEALREVGADKILADLPGGFDEPVVEKGSTLSAGQRQLISFARALAFDPAILILDEATANIDTETESLIQTALNVLKKGRTTFVIAHRLSTIRSADQILVLHRGEIVERGDHDELMAYGGRYFQMYQLQQGGGDSITPVTGKPESGFEARPAFGGANAD; from the coding sequence ATGACAACTAATACCGGACACCCCGAAGCAACGACGGCGGTGCCGAAGAAACAAACAACCCGACGCCTGCTGCGCTACGCGCTCACGGCCAAAGGCACGTTTATCGCCGCTATCGTCGCGCTCTCGATCGGCGTCGGCGCCGAACTCGCAAGTCCGTTCATCGCCAAAACGATGATCGACGACCACGTGATGGGCATCGAAGATCCGTACTACGAAACGGAAGCAGCCGGCGAAGGCACGGTCGCTTATCAGGACGGCCATTACAAGCGCGGCAATCGCTTTGCCGAAGGCGAAGCGCGCGGCGAAGAAGTCCATGTGCTGCAGGTTGGCCGGGGCTTCGTGTTCGTCGACGAAGCGATTCCGGTCGTCGAAGGCGATCGCAGCTTCGAGAGCGGAACGCTCACGATCCAAACGGCCGGCGGAACGGTCTCGTACCCGGCCGAGCGTCTGTCCAAGGAAGAATTGTTCCGCTTCTACGAACCGGAAATTCCGGGCATTATGAAGTTGATCCTGCTCTACCTGCTGTTCCTCGCCATCTCGATCGCGATGGAATTCGGCAAGACCTACTGGCTGCAATCTTCGGCCAACCGGGTCATCCAGCGGCTGCGGCTTGATCTGTACGCGCATATCCAGCGGCTGCCGGTCAACTTCTTCGACAATCTGCCGGCCGGCAAAGTCGTCTCCCGCATTACGAACGACACGGAAGCGGTCAAAGAATTGTTTATCGCGGTCTTGTCCAATTTCACGACCGGCATTGTGTACATCACCGGCATTTATATCGCTTTGTTCATTCTCGATCCCCGTCTGGCGGCGGTCTCGCTCTTCGTCGTGCCGCTGATCATCCTGTGGATCTACCTGTACCGCAAAATCGCGACCCAATACAACACCGTCATCCGTTCGCGCCTCAGCGAATTGAACGCGATCATCAACGAGTCTATTCAGGGCATGTCGATCATTCGCGTGTTCCGCCGCGAGAAGCAGACGCGCGACGAATTCGAGGAACTGAACGGCGATTACATGAAGCACCAGAACAAAATGCTCAACTTGAACTCGCTCACTTCCCATAACCTGGTCAACGTGCTGCGCAATCTGTCGTTCACGGTCGTCATCTGGTTCTTCGGCACTTCCACGATCGACGGAGCGGCTTCCATCATCTCGCTCGGCGCGCTGTACGCGTTCGTCGACATTCTGGGACGCTTGTTCCAGCCGATTACCGGCATGATGAACCAACTGGCTGCGCTGGACTCGGCCATGGTGTCGGCGGGACGCGTGTTCGAACTGCTCGACGAGCCGGGCGAGAACGTCACCGACGGCGGCATGAAGCGTTATCGGGGCGACGTGGCATTCAAAGACGTGTCGTTCGCCTATAAAAAAGATTACGTGCTCAAAAACATCTCGTTCGAAGCGAAGCAGGGCCAGACGGTCGCTTTGGTCGGACATACGGGTTCGGGCAAAAGTTCGATCATCAACCTGCTGTTCCGCTTCTACGATCCGCAAAAAGGCACGATCACGATCGACGGCCAAAGCGTGCTTGATCTGCCCAAGCAGCATATTCGCCAGCATATGGGCATCGTGCTGCAGGATCCTTACCTGTTCACCGGCACGATCGCGTCCAACGTCAGTCTCGGCGACGAGCGGATCAGCCGCGAACGCGTGAACGAAGCGCTGCGCGAAGTCGGCGCCGACAAGATTCTGGCCGATCTGCCGGGCGGATTCGATGAACCGGTCGTGGAAAAAGGCAGCACGCTGTCCGCGGGACAGCGCCAGCTGATCTCGTTCGCCCGGGCGCTGGCATTCGATCCGGCTATTCTGATCCTCGACGAAGCGACGGCCAATATCGATACCGAGACGGAATCGTTGATCCAAACAGCTCTGAACGTGCTCAAAAAAGGCCGTACGACGTTCGTCATCGCGCACCGTCTGTCGACGATCCGCAGCGCGGACCAGATTCTCGTGCTGCACCGCGGCGAGATTGTCGAACGCGGCGATCACGACGAGTTGATGGCTTACGGCGGCCGATACTTCCAGATGTATCAGCTGCAGCAGGGCGGCGGCGATTCGATCACGCCGGTCACCGGCAAGCCGGAATCGGGCTTTGAAGCGCGTCCCGCTTTCGGCGGCGCGAACGCCGACTAA
- the rsgA gene encoding ribosome small subunit-dependent GTPase A, with translation MYKKTQKPINESTNESTLESLNNPAAQAEERAEAADFGFPFSHGWDADWNEAWKSAGFDAAGWIPVRMTADFGQQFKVATADGEWTAENSGRLRHMTQGEADLPAVGDWLAAEPLPGERRVRIHGVLPRRGKISRKAAGAPVREQIIAANVDTLFVVTSLNFDLNVRRLERYLIMAWNSGTQPVILLSKADLCTAEFRARALAEVSAVAPGVPIHVVSAQTGEGIAEVAAYFAGGRSCALTGTSGCGKSTLTNRLAGGDWLRTGGIREDDSRGRHTTTHRQMVPMPGGGVLIDTPGMRELQPWEGEEDGLSGTFADIEALAQRCRFRDCTHKREEGCAVQAAAASGELDAGRLIGYGKTQRELAFLERKEKSRSSSGRSAGNGKRDRTERRSRNWMDEE, from the coding sequence ATGTATAAAAAAACGCAAAAACCGATAAACGAATCGACGAACGAATCAACGCTCGAAAGTTTGAACAATCCGGCGGCGCAAGCCGAAGAAAGGGCGGAAGCGGCCGACTTCGGATTTCCGTTTTCGCACGGCTGGGATGCCGATTGGAACGAAGCCTGGAAGTCCGCCGGATTCGACGCGGCCGGCTGGATTCCTGTCCGAATGACGGCCGATTTCGGCCAGCAGTTCAAGGTCGCGACCGCCGACGGCGAATGGACGGCCGAGAACAGCGGACGACTGCGCCATATGACGCAGGGCGAAGCCGATCTGCCCGCCGTCGGCGACTGGCTCGCCGCCGAACCGCTGCCCGGCGAGCGCCGGGTACGTATTCACGGCGTGCTGCCCAGACGCGGCAAGATTTCCCGCAAAGCCGCCGGCGCTCCCGTCCGGGAACAGATCATCGCCGCGAACGTCGATACGCTGTTTGTCGTGACGTCGCTCAATTTCGATCTGAACGTGCGCCGGCTCGAACGCTATTTGATCATGGCCTGGAACTCGGGCACGCAGCCGGTCATCCTGCTGAGCAAAGCGGATTTGTGCACGGCCGAGTTTCGGGCGCGCGCGTTGGCCGAAGTGTCGGCGGTCGCTCCCGGCGTACCGATTCACGTCGTCAGCGCCCAAACCGGCGAAGGGATAGCCGAAGTGGCCGCTTACTTTGCGGGCGGCCGGAGCTGCGCGCTGACCGGCACGTCCGGCTGCGGCAAATCGACGCTGACGAACCGCCTGGCAGGAGGCGACTGGCTGCGCACGGGCGGCATCCGCGAAGACGACAGCCGCGGGCGGCATACGACGACGCATCGGCAGATGGTGCCGATGCCGGGAGGCGGCGTGCTGATCGACACGCCGGGCATGCGCGAGCTGCAGCCGTGGGAAGGCGAGGAAGACGGCTTGTCCGGCACATTCGCCGATATCGAAGCGCTGGCGCAGCGCTGCCGGTTCCGCGATTGTACCCATAAGCGCGAAGAAGGCTGCGCCGTGCAGGCGGCCGCGGCATCCGGCGAACTCGATGCCGGGCGCCTGATCGGCTACGGCAAGACGCAGCGCGAACTGGCGTTTCTCGAACGCAAAGAAAAAAGCCGCTCTTCCTCCGGCCGCTCGGCCGGAAACGGCAAGCGGGATCGGACAGAGCGGCGGAGCCGGAACTGGATGGACGAAGAATGA
- a CDS encoding HesB/YadR/YfhF family protein, translating to MTLNVTQQAADWYKKELGLQSGDYIRFYARYSNTSEIHPGFSLGIATEDPSNPGLTQASEGITFYMEEKDLWYLEGYRLNVTYLPEHDDILYAYERE from the coding sequence ATGACTCTTAACGTTACGCAGCAGGCGGCCGATTGGTACAAGAAGGAACTCGGACTGCAGTCGGGCGATTACATTCGCTTCTATGCGAGATACAGCAACACGAGCGAGATCCACCCGGGCTTTTCGCTCGGCATCGCCACGGAAGATCCGAGCAACCCGGGCTTGACCCAGGCTTCGGAAGGCATCACGTTCTACATGGAGGAAAAAGATCTCTGGTATCTCGAAGGGTATCGGCTTAACGTGACGTATTTGCCGGAACACGACGATATTTTGTACGCGTACGAACGGGAATAG